One Pithys albifrons albifrons isolate INPA30051 chromosome 17, PitAlb_v1, whole genome shotgun sequence genomic window carries:
- the SELPLG gene encoding P-selectin glycoprotein ligand 1 translates to MLPLLLLLLLVLSPPRACGAGTELEPGQWVWGAAERALPLSLSRGKRDDGGQAPGATTATPGHSHAATAPISSDLTDGGSVPPPAPGTNASLLHVPTTADPMDDETDSPDPDLLLSSAPPAPGTNPSLPQGLGVPTTADPMNDETDSPDPDLLLSLAPPAPGTNLSLPQALTVPTTADPTDDETDSPDPDLLLSSAAPPAVPGTSASVLQALTVPITADSPADETDSPDPDLLLESEPQKGTSTTPVWLTPPGEEGTVAGGPDSTSSAGPPSAAPPALRPTTTGFRKVGKVGGAAAPTRFAPGDTTPAGTAVPWDPSGVMGKCLLAILLLGLVAATFLVCTGVLGALLWRRARTGQRRLGPTEMVCISSLLADAEAAAGPRPVPARRHKRLHDGNAELDGDNLTLSSFLPEHS, encoded by the coding sequence ATGttgccgctgctgctgctgctgctgctggtgctgagcccccCGCGGGCGTGTGGGGCTGGCACGGAGCTGGAGCCAGGGCAGTGGGTGTGGGGGGCGGCCGAGCGGGCCCtgcccttgtccctgtcccGTGGGAAGAGGGACGATGGTGGGCAGGCCCCCGGTGCCACCACAGCCACACCCGGGCACAGCCACGCTGCCACCGCGCCCATCAGCAGTGACCTGACCGATGGTGGCTCTGTGCCACCACCAGCACCCGGCACCAATGCCAGCCTGCTCCATGTGCCAACCACAGCCGATCCCATGGATGATGAGACGGATTCCCCCGATCCCGacctgctgctgagctctgcgccaccagcacctggcaccaaccccagcctgccccaggggCTTGGAGTGCCAACCACAGCCGATCCTATGAATGATGAGACCGATTCCCCCGATCCCGACCTGCTCCTGAGCTTGGCACCACCAGCACCTGGCACCAACCTCAGCCTGCCCCAGGCACTCACAGTGCCAACCACAGCCGATCCTACGGATGATGAGACTGATTCCCCCGATCCCGACCTGCTCCTGAGCTCCgcagcaccaccagcagtgcctggcacaaGCGCCAGCGTGCTCCAGGCACTCACAGTGCCAATCACAGCCGATTCCCCCGCGGATGAGACCGACTCCCCCGATCCTGACCTGCTGCTGGAGTCGGAGCCCCAGAAGGGCACCAGCACCACCCCAGTCTGGCTCACACCGCCCGGCGAGGAGGGGACCGTGGCTGGTGGCCCGGACAGCACCTCCTCCGCGGGGCCACCCTcagcagcccccccagccctcagACCCACCACCACGGGATTCAGGAAAGTCGGGAAAGTCGGAGGTGCCGCCGCACCCACCCGATTTGCCCCCGGGGACACGACGCCAGCGGGCACGGCGGTGCCCTGGGACCCCAGCGGGGTGATGGGCAAGTGCCTGCTGgccatcctgctgctgggacTGGTGGCCGCCACCTTCCTGGTGTGCACGGGCGTTCTGGGGGCGCTGCTGTGGCGGCGGGCGCGGACGGGGCAGCGCCGGCTCGGCCCCACCGAGATGGTTTGCATCTCCTCCCTCCTGGCCGACGCCGAGGCGGCCGCG